Proteins found in one Cobetia sp. L2A1 genomic segment:
- a CDS encoding MFS transporter, with protein sequence MSKLAPSESAPGEGLSNTLVVLFAFCCGAIVANVYYSQPIINMIAGDIGLSENGASLIVALTQGGYALGLLFLVPLADLVENRRLLITTIVVSGASLVMAGLSDAPSAFLLWSLMIGVSSVSVQIMIPLAAHLSPESSRGRVVGNIMSGLLLGILLARPVSSLVADHFGWRAIFFIGAAVMLVVLIAVIRVVPTRKPDHASSYQALLLTLVHLLRDQPVLRRRSLYQALMFAAFSIYWSAVPLELVTQHGWSQTQVALFALVGATGAIAAPISGRLADAGYTSIATLCALILASLSFASGLMPASMQIVGLGLTGVLLDFAVQTNMVLGQRAIYALDPASRGRLNAIYMTSLFIGGAIGSALTSVIYHHSGWNGIMLIGATLPLIALLWMGYARLTQGGRPSTETTSDQA encoded by the coding sequence ATGTCAAAACTGGCTCCCTCTGAATCAGCACCTGGTGAAGGGCTGAGCAATACTCTCGTGGTGCTATTTGCCTTTTGCTGTGGTGCCATTGTTGCCAACGTCTATTACTCCCAGCCGATCATCAACATGATTGCGGGAGATATTGGCTTGTCCGAGAATGGCGCCAGCCTTATCGTCGCTCTCACGCAAGGTGGCTATGCATTGGGACTATTGTTCCTGGTACCGCTAGCTGACTTGGTAGAAAACCGCCGCCTGCTGATCACCACCATTGTGGTGTCAGGCGCCAGCCTGGTGATGGCAGGCTTGTCCGATGCACCCTCTGCCTTCCTGCTGTGGTCTTTGATGATTGGTGTCAGTTCCGTCTCGGTACAGATCATGATCCCGCTGGCGGCACATCTCTCGCCTGAAAGCTCACGCGGGCGAGTCGTCGGCAATATCATGAGTGGGTTGCTGCTGGGGATACTGCTGGCCCGTCCTGTCTCCAGTCTGGTGGCAGACCACTTTGGCTGGAGAGCGATCTTCTTTATCGGCGCCGCCGTCATGCTGGTAGTGCTCATCGCCGTGATCCGCGTCGTTCCGACACGCAAGCCGGACCATGCATCCAGTTACCAGGCATTGCTGCTCACGCTGGTACACCTTCTGCGCGACCAGCCAGTGCTTCGTCGTCGCTCGCTCTATCAGGCGTTGATGTTTGCCGCTTTCAGCATCTATTGGAGCGCGGTGCCGCTTGAATTGGTCACCCAGCATGGATGGTCACAGACCCAGGTGGCATTATTTGCGCTGGTCGGCGCTACCGGAGCCATTGCAGCGCCCATCAGTGGCCGATTGGCAGATGCCGGTTACACCTCCATCGCGACTCTATGTGCACTGATATTGGCCAGCCTGAGTTTTGCCAGTGGCCTCATGCCCGCCAGCATGCAAATTGTGGGACTAGGCCTGACCGGTGTACTGCTCGACTTCGCAGTGCAGACCAACATGGTATTGGGGCAGCGCGCCATCTATGCACTCGACCCCGCCAGTCGCGGACGCCTGAATGCCATCTACATGACAAGCCTTTTCATCGGCGGAGCCATCGGATCAGCACTGACTAGCGTGATATATCACCACTCAGGCTGGAATGGCATCATGCTGATTGGTGCAACTCTCCCGTTGATCGCATTACTTTGGATGGGCTATGCGCGCCTGACGCAAGGTGGTCGGCCATCAACAGAGACAACGTCTGATCAGGCGTGA
- a CDS encoding dicarboxylate/amino acid:cation symporter has protein sequence MNLIFRLVLGIVVGIMLGQWAPDSLIRALLTFKVLFGELLEYSIPLIILFFIMSGIARLERSSGRLLALTIALAYASTTLAGLMSAIVGLELVPHIVHHGQLPASQAVVLFPYFTLDIPPLTDISTALVTAFLFGIGISATAHEGMRNLADGGRDIVERFIAKALIPALPFYIAGLFCEMTIAGTVANTLKSFGMILVLALALHWLWLTFLYVASGMSTGRAPMQALRHMLPAYFTAAGTMSSAATIPVTVRQCRMNHISPSVASFAIPLLATIHMCGSAITLTICAIGVMLVMPALPAPDLMTLLPFIAALGVTIIAAPGSPGGAAMTSVGILQSVLGFDVAAVGLMMALYLAQDSFGTACNVTGDGALVQWIDRFSEAEQDRQRYQSRDE, from the coding sequence ATGAACCTGATTTTTCGTCTAGTGCTCGGTATCGTTGTTGGCATTATGCTGGGTCAGTGGGCACCTGATTCACTGATCCGCGCCCTACTCACCTTCAAGGTGCTGTTCGGTGAGCTATTGGAATACTCCATTCCGCTGATCATCCTGTTCTTCATCATGAGCGGGATCGCCCGCCTTGAGCGGTCGTCCGGTCGCCTGCTGGCGCTCACTATCGCATTGGCCTATGCCTCTACTACGCTCGCAGGACTCATGTCGGCGATTGTAGGACTCGAACTGGTTCCGCACATTGTGCATCACGGGCAGCTACCTGCCAGTCAAGCCGTCGTGCTATTCCCGTACTTCACCTTGGATATTCCACCGCTGACGGATATCAGTACTGCGCTGGTAACGGCATTCTTGTTCGGCATTGGCATTTCTGCGACCGCACATGAGGGGATGCGCAACCTGGCAGACGGCGGACGCGATATCGTCGAGCGTTTCATTGCCAAGGCGCTCATCCCTGCTCTACCGTTTTACATCGCAGGACTGTTCTGTGAGATGACCATTGCCGGTACAGTCGCCAATACCCTGAAAAGCTTCGGAATGATTTTGGTGTTGGCGCTGGCACTGCACTGGTTATGGCTGACATTTCTGTATGTCGCCAGCGGCATGAGTACAGGACGTGCGCCTATGCAGGCATTGCGCCATATGTTGCCCGCCTACTTCACGGCAGCAGGCACCATGTCATCCGCCGCCACGATCCCGGTCACCGTACGCCAGTGCCGCATGAACCATATATCCCCCTCAGTGGCGAGCTTTGCGATACCACTGCTGGCCACCATCCACATGTGTGGCAGTGCCATCACACTCACCATCTGCGCGATTGGCGTCATGCTCGTGATGCCCGCACTGCCCGCCCCTGACTTGATGACGCTACTCCCCTTCATTGCAGCACTGGGCGTCACCATCATTGCCGCGCCCGGTTCTCCTGGAGGCGCTGCCATGACGTCAGTCGGTATCTTGCAGAGCGTGTTGGGCTTTGATGTAGCTGCCGTCGGTCTGATGATGGCGCTTTATCTCGCACAAGACAGTTTCGGGACGGCCTGCAACGTGACTGGCGATGGTGCCCTGGTGCAGTGGATCGATCGCTTCTCGGAAGCCGAGCAGGACCGTCAACGCTACCAGTCCCGAGATGAGTGA